The proteins below are encoded in one region of Streptomyces ficellus:
- a CDS encoding HelD family protein has protein sequence MSTEEYRKEQQFIYELYARLDHLRGQAEAAVRSALKDMGTGFQARLERDVLVAEQSGLLAAFDAGENGLCFGRLEFRDGRDHHIGRIGIREDDEERTPLVVDWRADIARPFYLATGYEPMGLRRRRHITTKGRDVTALHDEILDLTDTTRTGHEHRDADEVLLAALDAARTGRMSDIVQTIQAEQDRIIRAPHQGVLVVEGGPGTGKTAVALHRAAYLLYAYREQLARRAVLIVGPNPGFLGYIGEVLPALGETGVLLATMGELFPGVRATGTDSPEAAEIKGRAGMADVLARALRDRQTVPPTEAPIEIDHDDYGTLLLDRNMAEDARWDARGTGLPHNLARPRFAFRIIDALTDQLTERLGGDPFGGPNLLDPADITQMRKEIAASPHVHAAVEELWPTLTPQAFLADFLAEPDGYLADGEAEFVRRAGGPWTEADVPLLDEAAELLGEDDTAARAAAERERSARIAYAQGVLDVSYASRTYEFEDEESEVLGAHDIIDAERFAERHEEADHRSAAERAAADRTWAFGHVIVDEAQELSAMAWRLLMRRVPTRSMTLVGDPAQTGDAAGCGSWQDILGPYVGDRFEHVRLGVNYRTPAEIMEVAAAVRRAEDPDFVPPRSVRATGVAPWETTTDDLAAGVAAAVRREQPAEGRLAVIAPAGRLEEIGRALPGAAHGPDPDLTRPVVLLEPRQAKGLEFDTVIVADPDAIRSGGPHGVNDLYVALTRATQRLGVVRPAG, from the coding sequence TTGTCAACCGAGGAATATCGGAAAGAGCAGCAATTCATCTACGAGCTCTACGCGCGACTCGACCACCTGAGGGGCCAGGCCGAGGCCGCCGTACGGTCCGCCCTCAAGGACATGGGGACCGGGTTCCAGGCGCGGCTGGAGCGGGATGTGCTGGTCGCCGAGCAGTCCGGGCTCCTGGCCGCGTTCGACGCGGGGGAGAACGGGCTGTGTTTCGGGCGGCTCGAATTCCGGGACGGCCGCGACCACCACATCGGCCGGATCGGCATCCGCGAGGACGACGAGGAGCGCACCCCGCTCGTCGTGGACTGGCGCGCCGACATCGCCCGGCCGTTCTACCTGGCCACCGGGTACGAACCGATGGGGCTGCGCCGCAGGCGCCACATCACCACCAAGGGGCGCGACGTCACCGCCCTGCACGACGAGATCCTCGACCTCACCGACACCACCCGTACCGGCCATGAGCACCGCGACGCCGACGAGGTGCTGCTCGCCGCGCTCGACGCCGCCCGCACCGGCCGCATGAGCGACATCGTCCAGACCATCCAGGCCGAGCAGGACCGCATCATCCGCGCCCCCCACCAGGGCGTCCTCGTCGTCGAGGGCGGGCCCGGCACCGGTAAGACCGCCGTCGCGCTGCACCGGGCCGCGTACCTGCTCTACGCCTACCGCGAGCAGCTCGCCCGCCGCGCCGTCCTCATCGTCGGACCCAACCCCGGCTTCCTCGGCTACATCGGCGAGGTGCTGCCCGCGCTCGGCGAGACCGGCGTGCTGCTGGCCACCATGGGCGAGCTGTTCCCCGGGGTGCGCGCCACCGGCACCGACAGCCCCGAGGCCGCCGAGATCAAGGGCCGCGCCGGCATGGCCGACGTCCTCGCCCGCGCCCTCAGGGACCGGCAGACCGTGCCGCCCACCGAGGCGCCCATCGAGATCGACCACGACGACTACGGCACCCTCCTGCTGGACCGGAACATGGCCGAGGACGCCCGCTGGGACGCCCGCGGCACCGGCCTGCCGCACAACCTCGCCCGGCCCCGCTTCGCCTTCCGGATCATCGACGCCCTCACCGACCAGCTCACCGAACGGCTCGGCGGCGACCCCTTCGGCGGCCCCAACCTCCTCGACCCGGCCGACATCACCCAGATGCGCAAGGAGATCGCCGCCAGCCCCCACGTCCACGCGGCCGTCGAGGAGTTGTGGCCCACCCTCACCCCGCAGGCGTTCCTCGCGGACTTCCTCGCCGAACCGGACGGCTATCTCGCCGACGGCGAGGCCGAGTTCGTACGGCGCGCCGGCGGCCCCTGGACCGAGGCCGACGTACCGCTCCTCGACGAGGCCGCCGAGCTGCTCGGCGAGGACGACACCGCCGCCCGCGCCGCCGCCGAACGCGAGCGCAGCGCCCGCATCGCCTACGCCCAGGGCGTCCTGGACGTCAGCTACGCCTCCCGGACCTACGAGTTCGAGGACGAGGAGTCGGAGGTGCTCGGCGCCCACGACATCATCGACGCCGAACGGTTCGCCGAGCGCCACGAGGAGGCGGACCACCGCAGCGCCGCCGAACGCGCGGCCGCCGACCGGACCTGGGCGTTCGGGCACGTGATCGTCGACGAGGCGCAGGAGCTCTCCGCGATGGCGTGGCGGCTGCTCATGCGGCGCGTCCCCACCCGCTCGATGACGCTCGTCGGAGACCCGGCCCAGACCGGTGACGCGGCCGGCTGCGGCTCGTGGCAGGACATCCTCGGCCCCTACGTCGGCGACCGCTTCGAGCACGTACGCCTCGGCGTCAACTACCGCACGCCCGCCGAGATCATGGAGGTCGCCGCGGCGGTGCGGCGCGCCGAGGACCCGGACTTCGTCCCGCCGCGCTCGGTGCGCGCCACGGGCGTGGCGCCCTGGGAGACGACCACCGACGACCTCGCGGCCGGGGTGGCCGCCGCCGTGCGCCGCGAGCAGCCCGCCGAGGGGCGGCTCGCCGTGATCGCCCCGGCCGGCCGGCTGGAGGAGATCGGGCGGGCACTCCCCGGGGCCGCGCACGGACCCGACCCCGACCTCACCCGTCCGGTCGTCCTGCTGGAGCCGCGGCAGGCGAAGGGCCTGGAGTTCGACACGGTGATCGTCGCCGATCCGGACGCCATCCGCTCCGGCGGCCCGCACGGCGTCAACGACCTGTACGTGGCCCTGACCCGCGCCACCCAGCGTCTCGGAGTCGTCCGCCCCGCCGGGTGA
- a CDS encoding Lrp/AsnC family transcriptional regulator — translation MAFDALDRQILELVQTDGRIKLSELGRRVRLSPAAVAERVRRLEAGGAITGYGAHVSPARLGYGIQAFIRVNPHGGYTFKHPRTLELLARPEILEAHHVVGEDCWILKVAVTDTVHLEDVLEQTSALGRTTTSVVLSSPVPRKPLLP, via the coding sequence GTGGCCTTCGACGCCCTGGACCGGCAGATCCTGGAGCTCGTCCAGACCGACGGCCGCATCAAGCTCAGCGAGCTCGGCCGGCGGGTCCGGCTCAGCCCGGCGGCCGTCGCCGAACGGGTCCGCCGCCTGGAGGCGGGCGGCGCCATCACCGGGTACGGCGCGCACGTCTCGCCCGCCCGGCTCGGCTATGGCATCCAGGCGTTCATCCGGGTCAACCCGCACGGTGGCTACACCTTCAAGCACCCCAGGACCCTGGAACTGCTGGCCCGCCCCGAGATCCTGGAGGCCCACCACGTGGTGGGGGAGGACTGCTGGATCCTGAAGGTGGCGGTGACGGACACGGTGCACCTGGAGGACGTGCTGGAGCAGACGTCGGCCCTGGGCCGTACGACGACGTCGGTCGTGCTGTCGTCACCGGTGCCCCGCAAACCGCTCCTGCCCTGA
- a CDS encoding NAD-dependent epimerase/dehydratase family protein, with protein MPETCVIGGSRYFGKRLVQRLLDAGHHVTVVNRGSSAPPAGARHLIADRDDERALADALGARTFDVVVDQVCYTPRQADVARRVLGPRTGRYLMTSTVEVYAEEDAERPVGEDAFDARTIAVDLDAELSYGEGKRQAEAVFARDAALAFTAVRVAHVLGGADDFTGRLAHYADRIRAGRPIAVPAVNRPATYVYVEEIAAFLAWAAERDFTGPVNAASHGPLTTVEVCAAVEARLGRRAVFQEVESGEVSPLSFRRAYAMDNARATALGHRFLHTSDWLERAVAETLGGRA; from the coding sequence ATGCCAGAAACCTGTGTGATCGGCGGCAGCCGGTACTTCGGAAAGCGTCTCGTACAACGGCTGTTGGACGCGGGTCACCACGTCACCGTCGTCAACCGCGGGTCGTCCGCACCGCCGGCCGGCGCCCGCCACCTGATCGCCGACCGCGACGACGAGCGGGCCCTCGCGGACGCGCTCGGCGCGCGCACCTTCGACGTGGTCGTCGACCAGGTCTGCTACACCCCGCGCCAGGCGGACGTCGCCCGGCGCGTCCTCGGGCCGCGCACCGGGCGCTATCTGATGACCTCGACGGTCGAGGTGTACGCGGAGGAGGATGCCGAACGGCCCGTCGGCGAGGACGCCTTCGACGCCCGTACGATCGCCGTCGACCTAGACGCGGAGCTGTCCTACGGGGAGGGCAAGCGGCAGGCCGAGGCCGTGTTCGCGCGGGACGCGGCCCTGGCGTTCACCGCCGTGCGCGTCGCCCATGTGCTGGGCGGCGCCGACGACTTCACCGGCCGGCTCGCGCACTACGCGGACCGGATACGGGCGGGGCGGCCCATCGCCGTGCCCGCCGTCAACCGGCCCGCGACGTACGTGTACGTGGAGGAGATCGCCGCGTTCCTGGCGTGGGCGGCGGAGCGGGACTTCACCGGGCCGGTGAACGCCGCGTCCCACGGCCCCCTGACGACCGTGGAGGTCTGCGCCGCCGTCGAGGCGCGGCTCGGCCGCCGGGCGGTGTTCCAAGAGGTGGAGTCGGGCGAGGTGTCGCCGCTCTCCTTCCGCCGTGCCTACGCCATGGACAACGCGCGGGCCACGGCGCTCGGGCACCGTTTCCTGCACACATCCGACTGGCTGGAGCGGGCCGTCGCCGAGACCCTCGGGGGCCGGGCGTGA
- a CDS encoding aldo/keto reductase yields the protein MRYVGDVAVGAVGLGAMPLSIEGHPDEARAVATVHAALDAGVTLIDTADSYHAPDDGAPGDGELLVARALAAYGGDRDRVLVATKGGRGRTPDGGWTVNGHPDHLRRAAQASARRLGVEAIGLYQLHKPDPAVPYAESLGALRDLLDAGTVRAAGVSNVDVAQIRLAREVLGDRLVAVQNRWSPAVRDSEPEVRLCAELGLAFLPWSPLGGISRSSLDGVSAQEADPRFGAFHRVARERGVSPQRVALAWALARSPVVVPIPGASRPESVRDSAAAVDLVLDERELELLGP from the coding sequence GTGAGGTACGTGGGGGACGTCGCGGTGGGAGCCGTCGGGCTGGGCGCGATGCCCCTGTCCATCGAGGGCCACCCCGACGAGGCCCGTGCGGTGGCGACGGTGCACGCCGCACTCGACGCGGGCGTCACGCTGATCGACACGGCCGACTCGTACCACGCCCCGGACGACGGCGCGCCCGGCGACGGCGAACTGCTCGTCGCCCGCGCCCTCGCGGCGTACGGCGGCGACCGCGACCGGGTGCTGGTCGCCACCAAGGGCGGCCGGGGCCGCACCCCCGACGGCGGCTGGACCGTCAACGGCCACCCGGACCACCTGCGGCGCGCCGCGCAGGCGTCGGCGCGGCGGCTGGGGGTGGAGGCGATCGGGCTGTACCAGCTGCACAAGCCGGACCCGGCCGTGCCGTACGCCGAGTCGCTGGGCGCGCTCCGGGACCTGCTGGACGCGGGCACCGTCCGGGCGGCGGGCGTCTCGAACGTGGACGTGGCGCAGATCCGTCTCGCCCGGGAGGTCCTGGGCGACCGGCTGGTCGCCGTGCAGAACCGCTGGTCCCCCGCCGTGCGGGACAGCGAGCCCGAGGTGCGGCTCTGCGCCGAGCTGGGGCTGGCGTTCCTGCCGTGGAGCCCGCTCGGCGGGATCTCGCGCAGTTCGCTGGACGGCGTGTCCGCCCAGGAGGCGGACCCCCGGTTCGGCGCGTTCCACCGGGTGGCGCGGGAGCGCGGGGTCAGCCCGCAGCGGGTGGCCCTCGCGTGGGCGCTGGCCCGCTCGCCGGTGGTCGTCCCCATCCCGGGGGCGAGCCGCCCGGAATCGGTCCGCGACTCGGCGGCGGCGGTGGACCTGGTGCTGGACGAGCGGGAGCTGGAGCTGCTCGGTCCGTGA
- a CDS encoding MFS transporter yields MRLVMNEPVERMDRAYPKRWWALLVLCLSLLIIVMANTALTVAAPDMTKDLGLSSSDLQWVIDGYTVPYAALMLLLGAIGDKYSRRGALVLGLVVFGAGSVAGSLVDSSTGVIAARAVMGVGAAMIMPATLSLLAATFPRAERAKAIVLWTATAGLAIAAGPLVAGALLENHGWASTFLINVPVVVLAIAGAFALVPPSKAARHGRIDYVGGLLSVVWTGALVYTIIQGPHFGWDAKAVTAAVVAGAGLVAFVAWELRHPRPVLDVRRFLNRGFAGSNLAVALFFLAVFGAFYYLTQHLQFVLGYDPFDTGVRMLPLAGAVFAGSALTGYLTPRLGMKVTVTAGMALGTLALALLTRVDAASAYGDFVAPLVVLGLAIGLALSPCTDAIMGAFPESELGVGGAVNDTSLELGGSLGIALLGSVLASSYSSHLADATEGSGLPAQALATAQDSVGAGYAVAHGIGEKAAHAAPGQAAQLAEGARRMTDAVGSAFADAVAHTSLVGAAILAAGTVLVAVLLPGRKARAEAEAKTEDREPELV; encoded by the coding sequence GTGCGTCTCGTCATGAACGAGCCGGTCGAAAGGATGGACCGGGCGTATCCGAAGCGCTGGTGGGCGCTGCTCGTGCTGTGTCTGAGCCTGCTGATCATCGTGATGGCGAACACCGCCCTCACCGTCGCCGCGCCCGACATGACCAAGGACCTCGGGCTGAGCAGCTCCGACCTCCAGTGGGTCATCGACGGCTACACCGTCCCCTACGCGGCGCTGATGCTGCTGCTCGGCGCGATCGGCGACAAGTACAGCCGGCGCGGCGCCCTCGTCCTCGGCCTCGTCGTCTTCGGCGCGGGCTCGGTCGCCGGCTCGCTCGTCGACTCCTCCACGGGCGTGATAGCCGCCCGGGCGGTGATGGGCGTCGGCGCGGCGATGATCATGCCCGCCACGCTGTCCCTGCTCGCCGCGACCTTCCCGCGCGCCGAGCGCGCCAAGGCGATCGTGCTGTGGACCGCCACCGCCGGTCTGGCCATCGCCGCCGGGCCGCTGGTCGCGGGCGCGCTGCTGGAGAACCACGGCTGGGCGTCCACGTTCCTGATCAACGTGCCGGTCGTCGTGCTCGCGATCGCCGGCGCCTTCGCCCTCGTACCGCCGTCGAAGGCCGCCCGGCACGGGCGCATCGACTACGTCGGCGGGCTGCTGTCCGTCGTCTGGACCGGCGCCCTCGTCTACACGATCATCCAGGGCCCGCACTTCGGCTGGGACGCCAAGGCCGTCACCGCCGCGGTCGTCGCGGGCGCCGGACTGGTCGCGTTCGTCGCCTGGGAACTGCGCCACCCGCGCCCCGTCCTGGACGTCCGCCGCTTCCTGAACCGCGGCTTCGCCGGCTCCAACCTGGCCGTCGCCCTGTTCTTCCTCGCCGTCTTCGGCGCCTTCTACTACCTCACCCAGCACCTCCAGTTCGTGCTCGGGTACGACCCGTTCGACACCGGTGTGCGGATGCTGCCGCTGGCCGGCGCGGTGTTCGCCGGCTCGGCCCTGACCGGCTACCTCACCCCGCGCCTGGGCATGAAGGTCACGGTCACCGCCGGCATGGCGCTCGGCACGCTGGCCCTCGCCCTGCTGACGCGGGTCGACGCGGCCTCGGCGTACGGGGACTTCGTCGCCCCGCTGGTCGTCCTGGGCCTCGCGATCGGCCTCGCGCTGTCCCCGTGCACCGACGCCATCATGGGCGCCTTCCCCGAGTCGGAGCTGGGCGTCGGCGGCGCGGTCAACGACACCTCGCTGGAGCTCGGCGGCTCGCTCGGCATCGCGCTGCTCGGCTCGGTGCTGGCCTCCTCGTACTCCTCGCACCTCGCCGACGCCACCGAGGGCAGCGGCCTGCCCGCCCAGGCCCTCGCCACCGCCCAGGACTCGGTCGGCGCCGGGTACGCCGTCGCCCACGGCATCGGCGAGAAGGCCGCCCACGCCGCCCCCGGGCAGGCCGCCCAGCTCGCCGAGGGCGCCCGCCGGATGACCGACGCGGTGGGCTCCGCCTTCGCGGACGCGGTCGCCCACACCAGCCTCGTCGGCGCGGCGATCCTCGCGGCCGGCACGGTCCTGGTGGCCGTCCTGCTGCCGGGCCGGAAGGCCCGCGCGGAGGCGGAGGCGAAGACCGAGGACCGCGAGCCCGAGCTCGTCTGA
- a CDS encoding TetR/AcrR family transcriptional regulator, which produces MTSGRADANRRRIEQVALTELLRDPDASMDQIARAAGVVRRTVYGHFPSREALIAALVDSAIESVARAHADARAGVDDPAEAVARATLAVWEIADRYRLLVALAQRSVTMEVIRERLTPVREACAAVLRRGLDEGVFASPLSATALAYVHEQVLFGLMEAVNAGALAADLAGRSAAQTMLISAGMPAGRAVELVESLDA; this is translated from the coding sequence GTGACTTCTGGACGAGCCGATGCCAACCGGCGCCGCATCGAGCAGGTGGCCCTGACCGAGCTGCTGCGGGACCCGGACGCCTCCATGGACCAGATCGCGCGCGCGGCGGGCGTGGTGCGCAGAACCGTGTACGGGCACTTCCCCAGCCGTGAGGCGCTGATCGCCGCACTGGTCGACAGCGCGATCGAGTCGGTGGCCCGGGCGCACGCGGATGCCCGCGCGGGCGTCGACGACCCGGCCGAGGCGGTGGCCCGCGCCACGCTCGCCGTGTGGGAGATCGCCGACCGCTACCGCCTGCTGGTGGCCCTCGCCCAGCGGAGCGTCACCATGGAGGTCATCCGCGAGCGGCTGACCCCGGTGCGCGAGGCGTGCGCGGCGGTGCTGCGACGCGGCCTGGACGAGGGCGTGTTCGCCTCCCCGCTGTCCGCCACCGCCCTCGCGTACGTGCACGAGCAGGTGCTGTTCGGGCTGATGGAGGCGGTGAACGCGGGCGCCCTCGCGGCGGACCTGGCCGGCCGGTCCGCCGCGCAGACGATGCTGATCTCGGCGGGCATGCCGGCCGGGCGGGCGGTGGAGCTGGTGGAGTCGCTGGACGCCTGA
- a CDS encoding YncE family protein, with amino-acid sequence MARLPALLALTLALTLGSVTASSAAQGDDLRDVVVVGNSADGTVSFIDARTYENLGSLDVVPDLDAILAGMDPIRRAAYEIVKQQAGGDKFVDDAHLSPDGRTLYVSRGNLGDAAAYDIASGRQLWRTHLDGLKADHAALSPDGRTFVVSAITAAKSQALDAATGRVTGEFATGTYPHENMYSADGSRIYNMSIGITSFPKALNFLKGAKQVTVADARTWKVLRTYTFDKGVRPAVITPDGRTMYAQLSYLNGFIEYDLDAGRTVRTVEMPFSAAGAALKPDDYPQNSAHHGMAMNGANDKLCVAGTIDDYTAVVSRPGLTTDGFVHYEPGALPYWSLTAPGGTHCFVTLSNRDEVSVVDYRTAEEVARVKVGDYPQRERAGKVAADALPGLDR; translated from the coding sequence ATGGCACGTCTTCCGGCACTGCTCGCCCTGACCCTCGCCCTCACCCTCGGCTCCGTGACCGCCTCCTCCGCCGCGCAGGGCGACGACCTGCGGGACGTGGTCGTCGTCGGCAACAGCGCGGACGGCACGGTGAGCTTCATCGACGCCCGTACTTACGAGAACCTCGGCTCCCTCGACGTCGTCCCCGACCTCGACGCGATCCTCGCCGGCATGGACCCGATACGCCGCGCCGCCTACGAGATCGTCAAGCAGCAGGCGGGCGGCGACAAGTTCGTCGACGACGCCCACCTCTCGCCCGACGGCCGCACCCTCTACGTCTCGCGCGGCAACCTCGGGGACGCCGCCGCCTACGACATCGCGTCCGGCCGCCAGCTCTGGCGCACGCACCTGGACGGCCTCAAGGCCGACCACGCCGCCCTCTCCCCGGACGGCCGCACCTTCGTCGTCTCCGCCATCACGGCCGCCAAGTCCCAGGCCCTGGACGCCGCGACGGGCCGCGTCACGGGAGAGTTCGCGACCGGCACGTACCCGCACGAGAACATGTACTCGGCGGACGGCAGCCGCATCTACAACATGTCCATCGGCATCACCTCCTTCCCCAAGGCGCTCAACTTCCTCAAGGGCGCCAAGCAGGTGACGGTCGCCGACGCCAGGACGTGGAAGGTGCTGCGCACGTACACCTTCGACAAGGGCGTCCGCCCGGCCGTGATCACCCCGGACGGCAGGACGATGTACGCCCAGCTCTCCTACCTCAACGGGTTCATCGAGTACGACCTGGACGCCGGACGCACCGTACGGACCGTCGAGATGCCGTTCAGCGCGGCGGGCGCGGCCCTGAAGCCCGACGACTACCCGCAGAACTCCGCCCACCACGGCATGGCCATGAACGGGGCGAACGACAAGCTCTGCGTGGCGGGCACCATCGACGACTACACGGCGGTCGTCTCCCGCCCCGGCCTGACCACCGACGGCTTCGTCCACTACGAGCCCGGCGCCCTGCCCTACTGGTCCCTCACCGCCCCCGGCGGCACGCACTGCTTCGTGACCCTCTCCAACCGCGACGAGGTGTCGGTCGTCGACTACCGCACGGCCGAGGAGGTCGCCCGGGTGAAGGTCGGCGACTACCCGCAGCGCGAGCGGGCCGGGAAGGTCGCGGCCGACGCGCTGCCCGGACTGGACCGCTGA
- a CDS encoding cation:dicarboxylate symporter family transporter, translating into MAARRDRTHYLYLAVIAAVVLGIAVGFAAPGVAVELKPLGTGFVNLIKMMISPIIFCTIVLGVGSVRKAAKVGAVGGLALGYFMVMSTVALAIGLLVGNLLEPGAGLRLTDEVAAAGEKQASGASESTVDFLLGIIPKTLVSAFTAGEVLQTLLVALLAGFALQAMGRSGEPVLRGIGHIQRLVFRILAMIMWAAPVGAFGAIAAVVGETGLDALKSLAVIMIGFYITCALFVFVVLGALLRLVAGVNILSLLKYLGREFLLILSTSSSESALPRLIAKMEHMGVSKPVVGITVPTGYSFNLDGTAIYLTMASLFVAEAMGNPLSLAEQISLLVFMIIASKGAAGVTGAGLATLAGGLQSHRPELVDGVGLIVGIDRFMSEARALTNFAGNAVATVLVGTWTKEIDKARVAEVLAGRVPFDEKTLVDDHAPATGDADDADGLPDQREPAKV; encoded by the coding sequence GTGGCCGCACGACGGGACCGTACCCACTATCTGTATCTGGCCGTCATCGCGGCGGTCGTACTCGGCATCGCCGTGGGCTTCGCCGCCCCGGGCGTGGCCGTCGAGCTCAAGCCGCTGGGCACCGGCTTCGTGAACCTGATCAAGATGATGATCTCGCCGATCATCTTCTGCACGATCGTCCTGGGCGTCGGTTCGGTCCGCAAGGCCGCCAAGGTCGGCGCGGTCGGCGGGCTGGCGCTGGGCTACTTCATGGTCATGTCGACCGTCGCCCTCGCCATCGGCCTGCTCGTCGGCAACCTGCTGGAGCCGGGCGCGGGCCTGCGCCTGACGGACGAGGTCGCCGCCGCGGGCGAGAAGCAGGCGTCGGGGGCCAGTGAGAGCACCGTCGACTTCCTCCTCGGGATCATCCCCAAGACGCTGGTCTCCGCGTTCACCGCCGGCGAGGTCCTCCAGACGCTGCTGGTCGCCCTGCTCGCGGGCTTCGCGCTCCAGGCGATGGGCAGGTCCGGCGAACCGGTGCTGCGCGGCATCGGGCACATCCAGCGGCTGGTCTTCCGCATCCTCGCGATGATCATGTGGGCGGCCCCGGTGGGCGCGTTCGGCGCCATCGCCGCCGTGGTCGGCGAGACCGGCCTGGACGCGCTGAAGTCGCTCGCCGTCATCATGATCGGCTTCTACATCACCTGCGCCCTGTTCGTCTTCGTCGTCCTCGGCGCCCTGCTGCGGCTGGTCGCGGGGGTGAACATCCTGAGCCTGCTGAAGTACCTGGGCCGGGAGTTCCTGCTGATCCTGTCCACCTCCTCCTCCGAGTCCGCGCTGCCGCGCCTGATCGCGAAGATGGAGCACATGGGCGTGAGCAAGCCCGTCGTCGGCATCACCGTCCCGACCGGCTACTCCTTCAACCTGGACGGCACCGCGATCTACCTGACGATGGCCTCGCTGTTCGTCGCCGAGGCGATGGGCAACCCGCTGTCGCTCGCCGAGCAGATCTCGCTCCTCGTCTTCATGATCATCGCGTCGAAGGGGGCGGCGGGCGTCACCGGCGCCGGTCTGGCCACGCTCGCCGGCGGCCTCCAGTCGCACCGCCCCGAACTGGTCGACGGCGTCGGGCTGATCGTCGGCATCGACCGCTTCATGAGCGAGGCCCGCGCGCTCACCAACTTCGCGGGCAACGCGGTCGCCACCGTCCTGGTCGGCACCTGGACCAAGGAGATCGACAAGGCGCGGGTCGCCGAGGTCCTCGCCGGCCGCGTCCCGTTCGACGAGAAGACCCTCGTCGACGACCACGCCCCGGCGACGGGTGACGCGGACGACGCCGACGGCCTCCCCGACCAGCGCGAACCCGCCAAGGTCTGA